A region of Candidatus Eremiobacterota bacterium DNA encodes the following proteins:
- a CDS encoding MFS transporter yields the protein MKQNTLLLLRSFPLFILILIDAMAFSMIAPVLSSALVDPRTAVLMTGSPSRYNQLVYGFAIAVCPLIVLFMAPLLGRISDLAGRKKVLVICCSGLVVGNFLIGAAIALRSVVALFIGRVIQGATSASQAMAQAAIVDASSPQDKSFNLSMTLLFSSFGFIMGPALGGYLSDSRISPLFGFSLPLYTVAALSLANLFFLWLLYRDKAAALPGFSFSFQDLTQGIRDFFSAFRERSIRQISLSFLFMQMAWGCFFSFVSVFLIEKHGFTSSEVASFMSILGIGFCLSYGLILPFIQKFFRTEHICFAGLLLTGLEILALVLPQGRGIMWLFPLPIAITVCFSYGTIITMFSDMAGSDRQGWVMGTTTSLIAMAWFASSFFASFIEACSVFGNMVFTAVLFLASLLFFRTVPYYGDQVLRVSREMTGSRPEQVN from the coding sequence ATGAAGCAGAACACTCTCCTGCTTCTCAGGTCCTTTCCGCTCTTTATCCTCATACTCATTGACGCGATGGCCTTCTCAATGATTGCGCCGGTGCTCTCGTCGGCGCTTGTTGATCCCAGGACCGCCGTCTTGATGACAGGGTCACCTTCCCGTTACAATCAGCTTGTCTATGGCTTTGCCATTGCCGTCTGCCCCCTGATAGTTCTCTTCATGGCACCGTTGCTGGGGCGTATTTCCGACCTGGCGGGCAGGAAAAAAGTCCTCGTCATATGCTGCAGCGGCCTTGTGGTGGGTAACTTTCTCATCGGCGCCGCAATCGCCTTGAGGAGCGTCGTGGCTCTCTTCATCGGGAGGGTCATCCAGGGAGCGACATCGGCAAGCCAGGCCATGGCCCAGGCTGCCATCGTGGATGCAAGCTCCCCGCAGGACAAATCCTTCAACCTGAGCATGACCCTTCTCTTCTCCTCCTTCGGCTTCATAATGGGCCCTGCCCTGGGAGGCTACCTCTCCGACAGCAGAATCTCGCCTCTTTTCGGCTTCTCCCTCCCGCTCTATACCGTGGCAGCCCTGTCGCTTGCAAACCTCTTCTTCCTGTGGCTCCTTTACAGAGACAAAGCCGCGGCCCTCCCCGGTTTTTCCTTTTCTTTTCAGGACCTCACCCAGGGGATAAGGGACTTCTTCTCGGCCTTCAGGGAGCGCTCAATCAGGCAGATATCGCTCTCATTCCTCTTTATGCAGATGGCATGGGGATGCTTCTTTTCATTTGTCTCCGTCTTCCTTATTGAGAAGCATGGTTTTACCTCAAGCGAAGTGGCGTCCTTCATGTCAATTCTGGGGATAGGCTTCTGCCTTTCCTACGGGCTCATACTGCCATTCATCCAGAAGTTCTTCAGGACAGAGCATATCTGTTTCGCAGGTCTTCTCCTCACGGGGCTTGAGATTCTTGCTCTTGTCCTCCCCCAGGGAAGGGGCATCATGTGGCTGTTCCCCCTGCCGATAGCTATTACGGTGTGCTTTTCCTACGGGACGATTATCACAATGTTTTCAGACATGGCAGGGAGCGACAGGCAGGGCTGGGTGATGGGCACGACGACGTCGCTTATCGCCATGGCGTGGTTCGCTTCGTCCTTTTTCGCCAGCTTTATCGAGGCCTGCTCGGTTTTCGGGAATATGGTCTTCACGGCGGTGCTGTTCCTGGCAAGCCTGCTGTTTTTCCGCACCGTCCCTTATTACGGGGACCAGGTCTTGAGAGTGAGTAGAGAGATGACTGGCAGCCGGCCGGAGCAGGTCAATTAA
- a CDS encoding alpha/beta fold hydrolase yields the protein MKKNATPPEKEPVGLAGELKRNSRFFTMRDFTFEGGMRLPEVKIEYTTLGNPQRDEKGIITNAVMFVHGWRSDGYAVETWKSILGPGKALDREKYFIVSPCNLGVPGSASPSTTGLGPDFPRYSMGDLARALYELLTVHLGIGELKVLLGQCGGGVECLTLLDRYPYLACGAVIVSPGFPCGRSLAVLDCLRRLLLEDPAYQEGRYKDPPRMGLAMSYMALFPWLLSFEYFESQFGSLKLIDKRLREELRHGMVLDANDLLWQLECIMADPIMERIGEIKTRVLVTGIERGDIMAPVEEMIKPFVKKLPRGELFTYYSALGHLGCVFEIDKADRTIADFIDSLS from the coding sequence ATGAAAAAGAACGCAACACCGCCCGAAAAGGAGCCTGTGGGGCTTGCAGGGGAGCTGAAGCGGAACAGCCGGTTTTTCACGATGAGGGACTTCACTTTTGAGGGAGGGATGAGGCTTCCCGAGGTGAAGATTGAATACACCACCCTGGGGAACCCGCAGAGAGACGAAAAGGGTATCATCACCAATGCCGTGATGTTTGTCCATGGCTGGAGAAGCGACGGCTATGCCGTCGAGACCTGGAAAAGCATCTTAGGGCCGGGTAAAGCGCTTGACAGGGAGAAATATTTTATCGTGTCTCCCTGCAACCTGGGGGTGCCTGGTTCTGCTTCGCCTTCCACGACGGGCCTGGGCCCTGATTTTCCCCGCTATTCGATGGGTGATCTCGCGAGGGCCCTCTATGAGCTCCTTACGGTCCACCTTGGCATCGGGGAGCTCAAGGTGCTGCTGGGACAGTGCGGAGGCGGCGTCGAGTGCCTTACTCTGCTTGACCGTTATCCTTACCTCGCCTGCGGCGCCGTCATCGTGAGCCCCGGCTTTCCATGCGGCAGGAGCCTTGCCGTTCTTGACTGCCTGAGGAGGCTCCTGCTGGAAGATCCGGCCTACCAGGAGGGCCGCTATAAGGACCCTCCTCGCATGGGCCTCGCCATGTCCTACATGGCGCTCTTCCCGTGGCTTCTGTCCTTTGAATATTTTGAGTCCCAGTTCGGGAGCCTGAAGCTCATCGATAAGAGGCTCAGGGAGGAGCTGCGCCATGGAATGGTCCTCGATGCCAACGATCTCTTATGGCAGCTTGAATGCATAATGGCGGATCCCATCATGGAAAGAATCGGCGAGATAAAGACAAGAGTTCTTGTCACCGGCATAGAGAGGGGCGACATCATGGCCCCTGTTGAGGAGATGATAAAGCCCTTTGTGAAGAAGCTCCCCCGCGGCGAGCTTTTCACCTACTACTCGGCGCTGGGCCACCTGGGTTGCGTCTTTGAGATTGACAAGGCGGATCGTACTATTGCAGACTTTATCGACTCCCTCTCCTGA
- a CDS encoding lipocalin-like domain-containing protein: protein MMAEDNPLAGTWRLVSYKMMYPDGIVELPYGKEPRGYMLFTDDGFMSVVIVRGDRTGCESCAPLSKIGLAQQADALYRSYCGSYEVREDTLICQVRISQLPQWMGALHVRTFRIERNRLTLTTPEGEGKAPLVMTWEREIARTC from the coding sequence ATGATGGCTGAGGATAATCCTTTAGCGGGCACATGGAGGCTTGTTTCCTACAAAATGATGTACCCTGACGGCATCGTGGAGCTGCCTTACGGGAAAGAGCCAAGGGGTTACATGCTTTTCACTGATGACGGCTTCATGTCGGTGGTGATTGTCCGCGGTGACCGAACAGGCTGCGAGTCCTGCGCCCCCCTCTCGAAGATTGGCCTTGCCCAGCAGGCCGACGCTCTTTACCGCTCATATTGCGGCTCTTATGAGGTCAGGGAGGACACCCTGATCTGCCAGGTGAGGATCAGCCAGCTTCCCCAGTGGATGGGAGCCCTGCATGTCCGCACCTTCAGGATTGAGAGAAACAGGCTCACACTCACGACACCCGAAGGGGAAGGCAAAGCGCCCCTTGTCATGACATGGGAGCGAGAAATTGCAAGGACGTGCTGA
- a CDS encoding acylphosphatase, whose amino-acid sequence MQLHCFFSGLVQGVGFRHTARKLARELGVKGWVMNLPDGRVELVAEADDEVLASFLERLRGFFRAYIQHEDLRWGDVSGEFSDFGVRF is encoded by the coding sequence ATGCAGCTTCATTGCTTTTTCTCAGGGCTTGTGCAGGGTGTGGGATTCAGGCATACCGCAAGGAAGCTTGCAAGGGAGCTTGGCGTGAAAGGCTGGGTGATGAACCTTCCTGACGGGAGGGTGGAGCTTGTCGCCGAGGCCGATGACGAGGTTCTCGCCAGTTTCCTTGAGCGCCTCAGGGGCTTTTTCCGGGCGTATATCCAGCATGAGGATCTCCGATGGGGCGATGTCAGCGGGGAGTTCAGCGATTTCGGCGTCCGTTTTTAG
- a CDS encoding zinc ribbon domain-containing protein — protein MKCFKCGYENQSGTRTCGRCSTKLPQFMKGAEARPPTAILTSLRKLKDEVLRQRITREALAQTLEQMLLHMEATKEKFKETSRKITDEHLAAQHIKTITAMDMLIGATEEVAQYVEDGDIRHVLKGLEQAEIADVDFQDALRMEHKNALTFKRTTIVLPPKPPKD, from the coding sequence TTGAAATGTTTTAAGTGCGGGTACGAGAACCAGTCGGGAACAAGGACATGCGGCCGCTGCAGCACCAAGCTTCCGCAGTTCATGAAAGGCGCCGAGGCAAGACCCCCCACGGCAATACTCACCTCTCTGAGAAAACTGAAGGACGAGGTGCTCCGCCAGAGAATCACCAGGGAGGCCCTGGCGCAGACCCTCGAGCAGATGCTGCTCCACATGGAGGCCACCAAGGAAAAATTCAAGGAAACGAGCAGGAAGATCACCGACGAGCACCTGGCGGCACAGCACATCAAAACGATAACGGCAATGGATATGCTGATAGGCGCCACCGAGGAAGTGGCACAGTACGTTGAAGATGGCGACATCCGCCATGTCCTGAAGGGCCTGGAGCAGGCGGAAATCGCCGATGTGGATTTTCAGGACGCCCTCAGGATGGAGCACAAAAACGCCCTCACCTTCAAGAGGACCACCATTGTGCTCCCGCCGAAGCCCCCAAAGGACTGA
- a CDS encoding carboxypeptidase-like regulatory domain-containing protein translates to MMKSLSSALIVLCFIVALPGMAAAQCSAPPPWYPPDPLAMKGVEHYVVVVPQGASSSVLDRLPGTVCGKVVPRRSDGNPDTSGEIGGALITLHDGNATRETVSSCDGTFSFQGIPPGAYPLTIEARGYHQGRGQILVEGERARSVLVGLMPRFHQTETQKGYINIFAYGKENSAGKWMAVTSIRVHQRGNYSRRWSDSFGTYSGDSYKSLYCTGAPVGKYYTVEVLWSDGTCRTQSFCLSSKFRDISIYPY, encoded by the coding sequence ATGATGAAATCTCTCTCATCAGCGCTCATCGTCTTATGTTTCATTGTGGCATTACCGGGGATGGCAGCAGCGCAGTGCAGCGCCCCTCCCCCATGGTATCCGCCTGATCCGCTTGCCATGAAAGGCGTGGAGCACTATGTCGTAGTGGTGCCTCAGGGGGCCTCTTCATCGGTACTTGACCGCCTCCCTGGGACTGTCTGCGGGAAAGTGGTCCCCCGCCGGAGCGACGGGAACCCCGACACTTCAGGAGAGATAGGAGGCGCTCTTATCACGCTCCATGATGGCAATGCCACCAGAGAGACAGTCTCCTCGTGCGACGGCACTTTCAGCTTCCAGGGCATCCCGCCCGGTGCCTACCCTCTCACCATAGAAGCACGGGGTTACCATCAGGGCAGGGGCCAGATCCTCGTGGAAGGAGAGAGGGCGCGGAGCGTCCTTGTGGGCCTGATGCCGCGGTTTCACCAGACAGAGACACAAAAGGGGTACATCAACATCTTTGCCTACGGGAAGGAAAACAGCGCCGGGAAATGGATGGCCGTCACCTCAATAAGGGTCCATCAGCGGGGGAACTATTCAAGGCGCTGGTCTGATTCCTTCGGAACTTACTCAGGCGATTCTTACAAAAGTCTCTACTGCACGGGAGCACCTGTGGGAAAATATTACACCGTCGAGGTGCTGTGGAGTGACGGCACCTGTCGCACCCAGTCCTTCTGCCTCTCCTCAAAGTTCCGCGATATCAGCATATACCCCTACTAG